One genomic region from bacterium BMS3Abin11 encodes:
- the era_2 gene encoding GTPase Era translates to MEYQGIQELLDKIENNEIHIAVMGRVSVGKSSLLNAMLGSRVFSTSPLHGETRKVDRSAWQSYDSGGVFLIDTPGLDEADGLQREQLAIEAAAQADLILFVVDGDLTQSELDSMKILHRQSSIILLVLNKIDRYSPDEQQQLLQSLATHTAGIISDENILSSSAAPPVQSIITVDKTGIESKTLREPEPDVSALTTRLWQIIEQDGRSLAALNASLFAAHVTDKVSAKILQTRRGLAEKVIHYYSIAKGIGVAANPIPLADLAAAAALDSALVYHLSRVYDLPMSRRESGRLVAAIFAQLAALMGAIWTVHLASSLLKLGSGGLSTVLTATSQGTIAYYGTYLVGQIAERYLEKGKSWGEGGPKQVTEEIMANIDKDSIIESAREDILMRIKGKV, encoded by the coding sequence GTGGAATACCAGGGCATACAGGAGTTGCTGGACAAGATAGAAAACAATGAAATTCACATTGCCGTTATGGGGCGCGTCAGCGTTGGCAAGTCCTCACTTCTAAATGCCATGCTGGGCAGTAGAGTTTTCTCAACCAGCCCGCTACACGGTGAGACACGAAAGGTTGATCGCAGCGCATGGCAATCCTATGACAGTGGTGGTGTATTCCTGATCGACACACCCGGCCTGGATGAGGCAGACGGCTTGCAACGCGAACAACTGGCGATTGAAGCCGCTGCGCAGGCTGATCTTATCCTCTTTGTCGTCGACGGAGACCTGACACAAAGCGAACTGGACAGCATGAAAATTCTACACCGGCAAAGCAGCATAATACTGCTGGTATTAAATAAAATAGATCGCTACAGCCCTGATGAACAGCAACAGCTACTGCAATCTTTGGCCACACACACGGCAGGCATCATATCTGACGAAAACATTCTAAGCAGCTCCGCAGCACCGCCGGTACAATCCATAATCACAGTTGACAAAACAGGAATTGAATCGAAAACTCTACGTGAACCTGAGCCTGATGTTTCTGCACTGACAACCCGCCTGTGGCAGATAATCGAACAGGATGGTCGCAGCCTGGCTGCACTGAATGCCAGCCTGTTCGCCGCACATGTCACGGATAAAGTATCAGCAAAAATACTTCAAACACGCAGAGGGCTGGCGGAAAAAGTAATTCATTACTACAGCATTGCAAAAGGAATCGGCGTCGCTGCCAATCCCATACCGCTTGCTGATCTAGCTGCTGCCGCCGCTTTGGACAGTGCGCTGGTCTATCACCTGTCACGTGTCTATGACCTGCCGATGAGCCGGCGTGAATCAGGCAGACTGGTCGCCGCCATATTTGCCCAACTGGCTGCCCTGATGGGAGCCATATGGACCGTACACCTTGCCTCCAGTTTACTCAAACTCGGTAGTGGCGGACTCTCCACTGTGTTGACAGCCACCTCCCAGGGAACCATTGCCTATTATGGCACCTACCTGGTTGGACAAATTGCCGAACGCTATCTCGAAAAGGGAAAATCCTGGGGTGAAGGCGGCCCAAAACAGGTTACTGAAGAGATCATGGCCAATATAGACAAGGATTCAATTATTGAAAGCGCCAGAGAGGATATATTGATGCGAATTAAGGGGAAGGTATAG
- a CDS encoding putative neutral zinc metallopeptidase — translation MYAVIILIVLVVLIFGPQYWVSTVLNHYNRKPEQNFTGTGGELARHLLDRFGLQAVKVEITGEGDHYDPIAKSVRLGEDRFNGQTLTAITIAAHEVGHAIQDARREKLFQWRVRFAKLAVGGQKVGSLLLFMVPLLSVITRVPAVGMITLLAAFLVMGIGLLVQLITLPVELDASFQKALPMLESGYLLPEQYGQARKILRAAAFTYVAASLAGLLNFWRWMKVFRK, via the coding sequence ATGTATGCAGTAATTATCCTCATCGTTCTAGTGGTATTGATTTTTGGCCCCCAATACTGGGTAAGTACCGTTTTAAATCATTATAACCGCAAGCCAGAACAGAATTTTACCGGTACAGGTGGGGAGCTGGCACGGCATCTGCTTGACCGGTTTGGGCTGCAGGCAGTGAAAGTGGAAATCACGGGCGAAGGTGATCACTACGACCCGATTGCAAAGTCAGTCCGTCTGGGCGAGGATCGCTTTAATGGGCAGACGCTGACAGCGATTACGATTGCCGCACATGAGGTCGGCCATGCGATTCAGGATGCCAGAAGAGAGAAGCTGTTCCAGTGGCGGGTGCGGTTTGCAAAACTGGCCGTGGGTGGGCAGAAAGTGGGTTCATTATTGTTGTTTATGGTGCCGTTGCTATCTGTCATCACACGAGTGCCCGCCGTTGGAATGATAACACTCTTAGCGGCATTTCTTGTTATGGGTATTGGCCTGCTTGTACAGTTGATCACACTGCCTGTCGAACTGGATGCCAGCTTTCAGAAGGCGCTGCCTATGCTTGAGTCGGGGTATCTGTTGCCTGAGCAATATGGACAGGCGAGAAAGATCCTGCGTGCAGCGGCCTTCACATATGTCGCTGCCTCACTGGCAGGGTTGTTGAATTTCTGGCGCTGGATGAAGGTATTTAGAAAATAA
- a CDS encoding MMPL family protein, translating to MKNFERNFAEWVLKFRWLIIFFSLLLVGILASGGKNLSMTTNYRVFFSEDNPQRIAFEALENTYSKNDNIMFVLAPKEGEVFTKEVLTAVAELTEKAWQVPYSSRVDSVTNFQYTEAEGDDLMVADLVEDAGALDQNELQRVKRIALAEPLLVRRLISESGHVTAVNVTVQLPGINEAAETPEAVAYARKIAAEIEAKYPFLKIYMTGMVIMNNAFSEASIHDMQTLVPLSFGIMMLVLLLMIRGFAGTVMTMVVIVMSIVSAMGAGGYLGYPITPPSASAPTIILTVAIANSVHVLVTFYHHMREGMEKKHALTESLRINLQPVFLTSITTAIGFLSMNFSDVPPFNHLGNFVAIGVLVSFLLAVTFLPAVLSLLPVRVHKQHEKGDRLMIWIGDFVVNHRHKILPSMAGLVLILIAFIPRNELNDVFLEYFDESIPFRVATDFTVNNLTGMYIMEFSIESGQPGGISQPEFLQELEDFANWFRRQPETIHVNVLTDIMKRLNKNMHGDNKEMYRLPDERNLTAQYLLMYEMSLPYGLDLNNQINVDKSATRMVVTFKTLSTNEMLDLEKRSDQWLAENAHYIKAAAASGPSLMFAHIGKRNIISMLMGTTIALILISFIMILALRSFKLGLASMVPNLVPAAMGFGIWGLLVGEVGLGLSIVSSMTLGIVVDDTVHYMTKYKRARSEKGYDPEQAVRYAFVSVGRAMLVTSVVLIAGFLILAMSSFKLNSGMGTLTALIISLALLADFLLLPTLLMKIEEKSNEKNTTATASS from the coding sequence ATGAAAAATTTTGAGAGGAATTTTGCTGAGTGGGTTTTAAAGTTTCGCTGGCTGATAATCTTTTTCAGTTTGCTGCTGGTCGGTATTCTCGCGAGTGGCGGAAAAAACCTCTCAATGACAACGAATTACCGGGTGTTTTTCAGTGAGGATAATCCACAGCGTATTGCTTTTGAGGCGCTGGAAAACACCTATTCCAAAAACGATAATATTATGTTCGTGCTGGCGCCGAAAGAAGGTGAAGTCTTTACCAAAGAAGTATTGACTGCGGTAGCTGAATTGACGGAAAAGGCCTGGCAGGTACCCTATTCATCGCGTGTTGATTCGGTAACCAATTTTCAGTATACAGAAGCAGAAGGTGACGACCTGATGGTCGCTGACCTGGTCGAAGATGCCGGCGCACTGGATCAGAATGAATTGCAAAGAGTCAAAAGAATCGCCCTTGCAGAACCATTATTGGTACGGCGTTTGATATCGGAAAGTGGTCACGTCACTGCAGTCAATGTAACAGTACAATTACCGGGTATTAATGAAGCCGCTGAGACACCGGAAGCTGTTGCTTATGCACGCAAAATTGCCGCTGAGATAGAAGCAAAGTATCCCTTCCTGAAGATATATATGACTGGTATGGTCATAATGAACAATGCCTTTTCTGAGGCATCTATTCACGATATGCAAACCCTGGTGCCACTAAGTTTTGGCATTATGATGCTGGTGTTATTGCTGATGATACGTGGCTTTGCCGGTACGGTGATGACCATGGTTGTGATTGTCATGTCCATCGTTTCGGCGATGGGTGCCGGGGGGTATCTTGGGTACCCGATTACACCACCGAGCGCATCGGCACCAACGATTATTTTAACCGTGGCAATCGCCAACTCAGTTCATGTACTAGTAACTTTTTACCACCATATGCGCGAGGGGATGGAGAAGAAACACGCCCTGACCGAAAGCCTGAGAATTAATCTGCAGCCTGTTTTTCTGACCAGCATAACGACGGCAATTGGTTTTCTTTCAATGAATTTTTCAGATGTGCCACCTTTTAACCACCTGGGCAATTTTGTTGCTATCGGTGTATTGGTGTCATTCCTGCTTGCCGTCACATTCCTGCCTGCGGTATTAAGCCTGCTTCCGGTAAGGGTGCACAAACAGCATGAAAAAGGGGATCGTTTGATGATCTGGATTGGTGATTTTGTCGTCAACCATCGTCATAAAATTCTACCTTCCATGGCTGGGCTGGTATTGATACTCATTGCCTTTATACCACGTAATGAATTGAATGATGTATTCCTTGAGTATTTTGATGAATCCATTCCCTTTCGTGTTGCAACAGACTTTACAGTAAACAACCTTACCGGTATGTACATCATGGAATTTTCCATTGAGTCAGGGCAGCCGGGTGGAATCAGTCAGCCGGAATTCCTACAGGAGCTGGAAGATTTTGCCAACTGGTTCAGGCGGCAGCCTGAAACGATACACGTCAATGTCCTTACTGATATTATGAAGCGCCTGAACAAGAATATGCATGGCGATAATAAGGAAATGTATCGTTTGCCAGACGAACGAAATCTCACTGCGCAGTATTTATTAATGTATGAAATGTCACTGCCCTACGGGCTGGACCTTAATAATCAGATCAATGTCGATAAATCAGCAACACGGATGGTCGTCACATTCAAAACACTGTCGACCAATGAAATGCTGGACCTTGAGAAGCGATCCGACCAGTGGCTGGCTGAGAATGCCCACTACATAAAGGCGGCTGCTGCCAGCGGGCCATCATTGATGTTCGCCCATATAGGAAAACGTAATATTATTAGCATGCTGATGGGCACAACGATTGCCCTGATTCTTATTTCATTTATCATGATTCTGGCGCTACGTTCGTTCAAGCTAGGCCTGGCATCAATGGTGCCTAATCTGGTGCCGGCTGCCATGGGGTTTGGCATATGGGGCCTGCTGGTAGGCGAAGTCGGTCTGGGTTTATCAATCGTATCCAGTATGACCCTGGGTATTGTTGTTGATGATACCGTACACTATATGACTAAATACAAACGTGCCCGTTCGGAGAAGGGCTATGATCCTGAGCAAGCAGTGCGATATGCCTTTGTCAGTGTCGGGCGAGCCATGTTGGTGACTTCAGTGGTACTTATCGCCGGTTTTCTGATTCTTGCCATGTCTTCATTCAAACTTAACTCCGGTATGGGCACCCTGACAGCGCTAATTATTTCACTGGCCTTACTCGCTGACTTCCTGCTGTTACCAACCCTGCTTATGAAAATTGAGGAAAAATCTAATGAAAAAAATACCACTGCTACTGCTTCTTCTTAG
- the gltA_3 gene encoding citrate synthase, whose protein sequence is MADKQQTVTITDNRTGNKVDLPVKTGTHGPDVFDIRNMYSSLGMFTYDPGFVSTATCSSYITYIDGDEGILLYRGYPIEQLAEKSSYIEVCYLLLNGELPSKIQLDNFTANIIRHTMVHEGMRRFYSGFRHDAHPMAFMLGSVGAMSSFYHDSTDVTNPRHREISAHRLIAKMPTLAADSYKYSMGLPFNFPKNKLDYSENFLHMMFALPTEEYVVNPVHARALNLILILHADHEQNASTSSVRLASSSGANPFASICAGIASLWGPSHGGANEAVIRTLEEIGEAENIPKFVARAKDKNDSYRLMGFGHRIYKNFDPRAMLIRDACHDLLDDMGDHNDPLFEIALELERIALEDDYFKERKLYPNVDFYSGIIMRAMGIPINMFTVVFAMARTVGWIAQWMEMMDDPEQRIGRPRQLFVGKARRDYVSLEDRD, encoded by the coding sequence ATGGCAGATAAGCAACAGACAGTAACAATTACTGATAATCGAACCGGCAACAAAGTTGATTTGCCTGTCAAAACAGGAACACATGGGCCGGATGTTTTTGATATACGTAATATGTATTCGAGCCTGGGTATGTTCACCTATGATCCGGGTTTTGTCTCGACCGCTACCTGCAGCAGTTACATTACTTATATCGATGGTGATGAAGGTATATTGCTGTATCGTGGTTACCCGATTGAACAGCTTGCAGAAAAGAGCAGTTATATTGAGGTCTGCTATCTGCTGTTAAATGGCGAACTTCCCTCTAAGATACAGCTCGATAACTTCACTGCCAACATCATCCGTCATACTATGGTGCATGAAGGCATGCGTCGTTTCTACAGCGGCTTTCGTCATGATGCCCACCCGATGGCATTTATGCTGGGTTCTGTTGGTGCCATGTCTTCCTTCTATCATGACTCGACTGATGTCACGAACCCGCGCCATCGTGAAATTTCTGCCCATAGACTAATCGCTAAAATGCCGACTCTGGCGGCAGACAGCTACAAATACTCGATGGGATTACCGTTCAATTTCCCAAAGAATAAACTGGATTATTCTGAAAACTTTCTGCACATGATGTTCGCCCTTCCGACTGAAGAGTATGTAGTCAATCCAGTTCATGCACGAGCATTGAATCTTATATTGATTCTACATGCTGATCATGAGCAGAATGCCAGTACCTCTTCAGTCAGGCTGGCCAGTTCATCTGGTGCAAATCCTTTCGCCAGTATCTGTGCCGGTATCGCATCGTTGTGGGGGCCGTCACACGGCGGCGCGAATGAGGCGGTAATCAGGACACTTGAAGAGATAGGTGAGGCAGAAAATATTCCCAAATTTGTTGCCCGTGCAAAGGACAAGAATGATAGCTACCGCTTGATGGGCTTTGGCCATCGGATTTATAAAAACTTCGATCCGCGTGCCATGCTGATAAGAGATGCCTGTCACGATTTGCTCGATGATATGGGTGACCACAACGACCCGCTGTTTGAGATTGCGCTGGAGCTTGAACGCATTGCACTGGAAGATGATTATTTCAAGGAACGAAAACTCTATCCGAATGTTGATTTCTACTCTGGCATCATCATGCGCGCCATGGGTATACCGATAAACATGTTCACCGTAGTCTTTGCCATGGCGCGTACCGTTGGCTGGATTGCGCAGTGGATGGAAATGATGGATGACCCGGAGCAGCGCATCGGGCGCCCTCGTCAATTATTTGTCGGTAAGGCCCGAAGAGATTACGTGTCTCTTGAAGACAGAGATTGA
- the nadA gene encoding quinolinate synthase A: protein MSSQPTSESINATISTEELRRIEEMAAQVSCPLPISDDEKAGLMAEISRLLEQQDAVLVAHYYVDDGLQELALKTGGHVADSLEMARFGHDHPAHTLIVAGVRFMGETAKILNPEKRVMMVDDEATCSLDLSCPIDRFSQFCDAHPDRKVVVYANTSAEIKARSDWVVTSGIALDIVSHLHDQGEKIIWAPDRHLGDYIQYQTGADMLLWGGVCVVHDEYRSKELKQMKKQFPDAMVLVHPESPRSIIKLADVVGSTTALINAVQQNDAKRFIVATDRGIFYKMRSVAGDKELFEAPTAGKGASCVSCGHCPWMASNTLHKLREILLKGGKSIEIDNKIVEKALIPIQRMLDFADQREVDMKMRGDA, encoded by the coding sequence ATGTCATCTCAACCAACATCCGAAAGTATTAATGCGACTATCAGTACTGAAGAGTTGCGCCGTATTGAAGAAATGGCAGCACAGGTCTCCTGCCCGCTACCTATCAGTGATGATGAAAAAGCAGGCCTGATGGCTGAGATTTCCAGGCTACTGGAGCAGCAGGATGCAGTACTGGTTGCGCATTACTATGTAGATGATGGCCTGCAGGAACTGGCGCTAAAAACAGGCGGCCATGTTGCTGATTCGTTAGAGATGGCGCGTTTTGGTCACGACCATCCGGCACATACGCTGATCGTTGCCGGCGTGCGGTTTATGGGTGAAACGGCAAAGATACTTAACCCGGAAAAGCGGGTGATGATGGTTGATGATGAGGCCACTTGCTCACTTGATCTATCCTGTCCGATTGATCGCTTCAGCCAGTTCTGCGATGCACACCCTGACCGCAAGGTGGTGGTGTATGCCAACACCAGTGCTGAAATCAAGGCACGTTCAGACTGGGTTGTTACATCCGGTATTGCGCTGGATATTGTTAGTCATTTGCACGATCAGGGTGAAAAAATAATCTGGGCACCTGATCGCCATCTGGGTGATTATATTCAGTATCAGACGGGTGCCGACATGTTGCTGTGGGGTGGTGTCTGTGTGGTACACGACGAATATCGCAGTAAAGAATTAAAGCAGATGAAGAAGCAGTTTCCGGACGCTATGGTGCTGGTACATCCGGAATCACCGCGTTCAATCATAAAGCTGGCGGATGTGGTTGGATCCACGACTGCGTTGATCAATGCCGTGCAGCAGAATGATGCAAAACGCTTTATCGTCGCCACGGACCGTGGCATCTTTTACAAAATGCGTTCTGTCGCGGGTGATAAAGAGCTATTCGAGGCCCCCACTGCAGGAAAAGGAGCAAGCTGCGTTTCCTGTGGACATTGTCCATGGATGGCTAGCAATACCCTGCATAAATTACGTGAAATACTTCTAAAAGGTGGTAAATCTATAGAAATAGACAATAAAATCGTCGAAAAAGCACTTATCCCTATACAGCGTATGCTTGATTTTGCTGATCAACGTGAAGTGGATATGAAGATGCGTGGGGATGCTTGA
- the djlA gene encoding DnaJ-like protein DjlA, with product MSWWGKLVGGTFGFMVGGPLGALIGAAIGHNFDSGLKLQASGSPGDQERVQTAFFTATFSVMGHIAKADGYVSKDEIANARQVMASMGLDAEMQKVAINLFQQGKARDFPLDTILEQFRQECRRRQNLIRLFIEIQLQAAYADGVMHPKERAVLLHICRRLGISPDEFDVLAGAAGAERSYGGVAGRNRMSLDDAYAILEINRSSNDREIKKAYRRMMSRHHPDKLVARGLPEEMMKIATEKTQEIQAAYEVIKKSR from the coding sequence ATGAGTTGGTGGGGAAAACTGGTCGGTGGTACCTTTGGTTTTATGGTCGGTGGGCCGTTGGGTGCATTGATTGGGGCGGCGATTGGTCACAATTTTGACTCAGGCCTGAAGCTACAGGCCAGTGGTTCGCCAGGTGATCAGGAACGCGTGCAAACTGCTTTCTTTACCGCAACTTTTTCCGTCATGGGCCATATCGCGAAGGCGGATGGTTATGTCTCAAAAGATGAAATTGCCAATGCCCGACAGGTGATGGCATCAATGGGACTAGATGCAGAGATGCAGAAGGTGGCTATAAACCTGTTTCAACAGGGCAAGGCCCGAGACTTCCCTCTTGATACCATTCTCGAGCAGTTTCGCCAGGAATGCCGTCGCCGCCAGAACCTGATTCGCCTCTTTATAGAGATCCAGTTACAGGCTGCCTATGCTGATGGTGTGATGCACCCGAAAGAGCGTGCTGTGCTTCTGCATATCTGTCGTCGACTGGGTATATCTCCAGATGAGTTTGATGTGCTGGCAGGTGCAGCTGGTGCTGAAAGAAGCTATGGTGGGGTTGCTGGCCGCAACCGCATGAGCCTGGACGACGCTTACGCCATACTCGAAATTAACCGTAGCAGCAATGACCGTGAAATCAAAAAAGCCTATCGTAGAATGATGTCGCGTCATCACCCGGATAAACTGGTCGCCAGGGGTTTGCCGGAAGAGATGATGAAGATTGCGACAGAAAAAACACAGGAGATCCAGGCCGCCTACGAAGTGATAAAAAAGTCACGATAG
- the copA_1 gene encoding copper-exporting P-type ATPase A, with translation MSEESYRLSVTGMSCAGCVGAVEGALSAVPGVAQASVNFAEHTASYTGEALVEDVVEAIKAAGYGAAVMRGVADEEEKEAAELDFYHSLLKKTVVAGVVGFPLFLAGLLDWLPPVTTSGGQIFWIITGLVTLAVFIYSGGHFFSGALSTIRHHNANMDTLIALGTGSAWLFSMAVVLFPNIVPSLAQHAYFEAALVIISLVNLGNALEMRARGKTSEAIKRLIGMQPRTARVVRDGKEVDIPINDVGLDETVRVRPGEKIPVDGEIIEGSSTIDESMLTGEPMPVSRKIGDTVIGGTLNKSGSFLFKASHIGSETVLARIIELVRDAQNTKPAIGRLVDRIAGLFVPTVLIIAIVTFLIWFDIGPDPRLAYALVTMMTILIIACPCALGLATPISIMAGIGKAAENGILIRNGEALQLAGKLTVVVLDKTGTITEGRPEVSTIHVLAARDEQELLSLAAGMEKQSEHPLAEAVMEAAKKQGVPVFDVEQFEAVSGQGVMAIYQGEKVLLGNERFMREHAVDVGVLNELLAKSDNPTATPVLLARAGVLAGVLLIEDQIKQDSAATIQALHRLKIRTVMLSGDRRASAEAIAALVGIDDVIAEVMPEEKEQLIRKLQAEGEKVAMVGDGLNDAPSLARADVGFAVGSGTDVAIESADITLMGGSIRGVPTAIELSRATVKNIWQNLFGAFVYNIVGIPVAAGILYPVSGLLLNPILAGAAMAMSSVTVVTNANRLRFWKPGK, from the coding sequence ATGTCTGAAGAAAGTTATCGCCTGTCCGTGACCGGCATGTCATGCGCCGGTTGTGTCGGTGCGGTTGAAGGGGCCCTGTCTGCGGTACCGGGTGTTGCGCAGGCTTCAGTTAATTTCGCAGAACACACAGCCAGCTATACAGGTGAGGCCTTAGTAGAGGATGTTGTTGAGGCCATTAAAGCTGCGGGCTACGGTGCTGCAGTCATGCGCGGCGTTGCTGACGAAGAGGAAAAAGAGGCCGCTGAGCTAGATTTTTATCACAGCCTGTTGAAGAAGACGGTGGTGGCAGGCGTCGTTGGTTTCCCTTTATTTCTGGCTGGCCTGCTCGACTGGCTGCCGCCGGTCACCACATCGGGTGGACAGATTTTCTGGATAATCACCGGCCTGGTGACGCTGGCTGTTTTTATCTATTCAGGGGGCCACTTTTTTTCCGGGGCACTGAGCACCATCCGCCACCATAATGCCAATATGGATACCCTGATCGCCCTGGGTACCGGGTCGGCCTGGTTATTTTCGATGGCAGTTGTATTGTTCCCCAATATTGTTCCCAGCCTGGCACAGCATGCCTATTTTGAGGCTGCGCTGGTGATTATCTCGCTGGTGAATCTTGGCAATGCACTGGAGATGCGCGCCAGAGGCAAAACTTCTGAGGCAATCAAACGTTTAATCGGCATGCAGCCCCGTACGGCACGTGTTGTTCGAGACGGCAAAGAAGTCGATATCCCCATCAATGATGTCGGTCTGGACGAGACCGTGCGTGTTCGTCCCGGTGAAAAAATTCCAGTCGATGGTGAGATTATCGAAGGCAGTTCTACCATTGATGAGTCGATGCTGACAGGGGAGCCGATGCCAGTTTCCCGCAAAATCGGTGACACCGTCATTGGCGGTACATTGAATAAAAGTGGCAGTTTTTTGTTCAAGGCCAGCCACATAGGCAGTGAAACTGTGCTTGCCCGGATCATTGAGCTGGTCAGGGATGCGCAGAATACGAAGCCGGCCATAGGTCGCCTGGTTGATCGTATTGCTGGCCTTTTTGTTCCTACAGTCCTGATCATTGCTATAGTGACATTTCTTATATGGTTCGACATCGGTCCCGACCCAAGACTGGCCTACGCTCTGGTTACTATGATGACTATACTTATCATAGCCTGTCCCTGTGCACTGGGTCTGGCTACGCCTATTTCGATTATGGCCGGCATTGGTAAGGCTGCTGAGAACGGTATATTGATACGCAATGGTGAGGCGCTGCAGCTGGCGGGGAAGCTGACGGTTGTGGTGCTTGATAAGACCGGCACGATCACAGAAGGCAGGCCGGAAGTCAGTACAATTCATGTGTTAGCTGCAAGAGATGAGCAGGAGCTGTTGTCTCTTGCTGCTGGTATGGAAAAGCAGTCTGAACATCCGCTAGCAGAAGCCGTAATGGAAGCAGCAAAAAAACAGGGCGTTCCTGTTTTCGATGTTGAGCAATTTGAGGCAGTGTCGGGACAGGGGGTAATGGCGATTTACCAGGGCGAAAAAGTACTGCTCGGTAATGAGCGCTTCATGCGAGAGCATGCAGTGGATGTTGGTGTGCTGAACGAATTGCTGGCAAAGTCTGACAACCCCACTGCAACACCTGTATTGCTGGCACGCGCTGGCGTTCTTGCGGGTGTGCTGCTGATTGAAGATCAGATCAAGCAGGATTCTGCGGCCACTATTCAGGCTCTGCATCGGCTCAAAATTCGCACGGTCATGTTGAGTGGCGATCGACGGGCATCGGCCGAGGCCATAGCTGCCCTCGTCGGCATTGATGATGTCATTGCCGAAGTGATGCCTGAGGAAAAGGAGCAGCTAATCCGTAAATTACAGGCTGAAGGTGAAAAGGTCGCCATGGTCGGCGATGGCCTGAATGATGCTCCCTCGCTGGCCCGCGCCGATGTCGGTTTTGCTGTTGGTAGCGGCACGGATGTGGCCATAGAAAGCGCCGATATCACACTGATGGGTGGCTCCATCCGTGGTGTTCCTACAGCTATAGAGCTGTCCCGCGCCACAGTAAAAAATATCTGGCAGAATTTGTTTGGTGCCTTTGTCTACAATATAGTCGGTATTCCTGTTGCTGCAGGTATACTCTATCCGGTTAGTGGCCTGCTGCTTAACCCCATCCTGGCTGGTGCAGCGATGGCCATGTCATCAGTAACCGTCGTTACAAATGCCAACCGCCTACGTTTTTGGAAACCGGGGAAATAA
- the copA_2 gene encoding copper-exporting P-type ATPase A gives MTTINISNMKCNGCVTNAKKALEDLPGLESVEVDLQQANAVLTGNFNLDDALQRLTEAGYPAERAD, from the coding sequence ATGACGACGATTAATATCAGCAACATGAAGTGTAATGGCTGCGTTACCAATGCGAAAAAAGCACTGGAAGACCTGCCTGGACTGGAGAGTGTAGAGGTTGATCTCCAGCAGGCCAACGCCGTGTTGACTGGGAATTTTAACCTCGACGATGCATTGCAGCGTTTGACCGAGGCCGGCTACCCGGCAGAGAGAGCGGATTAA
- the crp_5 gene encoding cAMP receptor protein, translating into MQNKSDDFVVPEPPRLDRTVIDEWLAHFPELNGLDDPIWQKVLDSARPVEIPAGTTVFRDGDGCQNYMFVIEGSVRVQKMAENGREIVLYRVSAGEACILTTSCLLSHQRYPAEGITETDIRAISIPVARFDEGVAGSAGFRAFVFSSYGQRITDLILLVEDVAFGRMDIRLGQYLLDAVDDEGNVAGTHHAMAAELGTAREVVSRQLKEFERRGWLKLGRGVIKVSDLAALKKHLSTPL; encoded by the coding sequence ATGCAGAACAAAAGTGATGATTTTGTAGTCCCTGAGCCTCCCCGACTGGATCGTACTGTTATTGACGAGTGGTTAGCACATTTTCCAGAATTAAATGGCCTGGATGACCCGATTTGGCAAAAAGTACTGGATTCAGCACGCCCGGTAGAGATTCCGGCGGGTACAACAGTGTTTCGCGATGGCGACGGTTGTCAGAATTATATGTTCGTCATTGAAGGGTCTGTCAGGGTTCAGAAAATGGCAGAAAATGGACGCGAAATCGTACTCTATAGAGTCAGTGCCGGTGAGGCCTGCATACTGACAACCTCCTGCCTGCTTAGTCACCAGCGCTACCCTGCTGAAGGTATAACTGAAACGGATATACGGGCCATCAGTATCCCGGTAGCCCGTTTTGATGAAGGAGTAGCCGGATCCGCGGGTTTCCGCGCCTTCGTTTTCTCCAGTTACGGCCAGCGTATCACCGATTTAATACTGCTGGTAGAAGACGTTGCCTTCGGGCGCATGGATATACGGCTGGGGCAGTATCTACTCGATGCGGTAGATGATGAGGGTAATGTGGCCGGTACCCATCATGCAATGGCGGCTGAACTTGGTACCGCACGGGAAGTAGTAAGTCGCCAGCTGAAGGAATTTGAGCGCCGCGGCTGGTTAAAGCTGGGGCGGGGCGTGATAAAGGTTTCTGACCTGGCAGCCCTCAAAAAACACCTGTCTACGCCCCTCTAG